From Actinoplanes oblitus, a single genomic window includes:
- the leuC gene encoding 3-isopropylmalate dehydratase large subunit codes for MVGVTPDSGKPRTLAEKVWDDHVVRTAEGEPDLLFIDLHLLHEVTSPQAFDGLRMAGRPVRRTDLTLATEDHNTPTGYADPSFNTRRGELLTIADTVSRTQIETLRKNCAEFGVEIRPLGDVNQGIVHVIGPQLGLTQPGMTIVCGDSHTATHGAFGALAFGIGTSEVEHVLATQTLPQSKPKTMAVTVVGELRPGVSAKDLILALITQTGTGGGNGHIVEYRGEAIRKLSMEGRMTICNMSIEWGAKAGMIAPDETTFAYLKGREHAPRGADWDAAVAYWRTLATDEDAEYDTEIILDASAISPFITWGTNPGQGAALDGVVPNPDDFLDEVERGAAERALAYMDLTPGTPFRDVPVDVVFVGSCTNGRLEDLRAAADVIRGRKVADGVRMMIVPGSYVVREQAEAEGLDKIFTDAGAEWRFAGCSMCLGMNPDTLSPGQRAASTSNRNFEGRQGKGGRTHLVSPQVAAATAVVGKLAAPADL; via the coding sequence ATGGTGGGAGTCACTCCCGACAGCGGGAAACCCAGGACCCTGGCCGAGAAGGTCTGGGATGACCACGTGGTGCGCACGGCCGAGGGCGAGCCCGACCTGCTCTTCATCGACCTGCACCTGCTGCACGAGGTCACCAGCCCGCAGGCGTTCGACGGGCTGCGGATGGCCGGCCGGCCGGTGCGCCGGACCGACCTCACGCTCGCGACGGAGGACCACAACACCCCGACCGGTTACGCGGACCCGTCGTTCAACACCCGCCGTGGCGAGCTGCTGACCATCGCCGACACGGTCTCCCGCACCCAGATCGAGACGCTGCGGAAGAACTGCGCGGAGTTCGGCGTCGAGATCCGCCCGCTCGGTGACGTGAACCAGGGCATCGTGCACGTGATCGGCCCGCAGCTGGGCCTGACCCAGCCGGGCATGACCATCGTCTGCGGCGACTCGCACACCGCGACCCACGGCGCGTTCGGCGCGCTGGCCTTCGGCATCGGCACCAGCGAGGTCGAGCACGTGCTCGCCACCCAGACGCTGCCGCAGTCGAAGCCGAAGACGATGGCCGTCACCGTCGTCGGCGAGCTGCGCCCGGGCGTGAGCGCGAAGGACCTGATCCTCGCGCTGATCACGCAGACCGGCACCGGCGGCGGCAACGGCCACATCGTGGAGTACCGCGGCGAGGCGATCCGCAAGCTCTCCATGGAGGGCCGGATGACCATCTGCAACATGTCGATCGAGTGGGGCGCCAAGGCCGGCATGATCGCGCCGGACGAGACCACGTTCGCGTACCTGAAGGGCCGCGAGCACGCCCCGCGGGGTGCCGACTGGGATGCCGCCGTCGCGTACTGGCGGACCCTCGCCACCGACGAGGACGCCGAGTACGACACCGAGATCATCCTGGACGCGTCGGCGATCAGCCCGTTCATCACCTGGGGCACCAACCCCGGACAGGGCGCGGCCCTCGACGGCGTGGTGCCGAACCCCGACGACTTCCTGGACGAGGTCGAGCGCGGGGCCGCCGAGCGGGCCCTGGCGTACATGGACCTGACGCCGGGCACGCCGTTCCGGGACGTGCCGGTGGACGTGGTCTTCGTCGGCTCGTGCACCAACGGCCGGCTGGAGGACCTGCGGGCCGCCGCCGACGTGATCCGCGGTCGCAAGGTCGCCGACGGCGTCCGGATGATGATCGTGCCGGGCTCCTACGTCGTGCGGGAGCAGGCCGAGGCCGAGGGCCTGGACAAGATCTTCACGGACGCGGGCGCCGAGTGGCGGTTCGCCGGCTGCTCGATGTGCCTGGGCATGAACCCGGACACGCTGAGCCCCGGGCAGCGCGCGGCGTCCACCTCCAACCGCAACTTCGAGGGCCGGCAGGGCAAGGGCGGGCGTACCCACCTGGTCTCGCCGCAGGTCGCCGCCGCCACCGCTGTGGTCGGCAAGCTGGCCGCCCCCGCCGACCTCTGA
- a CDS encoding IclR family transcriptional regulator, with protein MSGVGVLDKAVVILAACVDGASLAELVERTKLPRATAHRLAQALEIHRMLVRDTQGRWRPGPRLGELANAAPDVLLTAAEPLLSALRDATGESAQLYLRRADERICVAAAERASGLRDTVPVGSVLPMVAGSAAQILLAWEPPEAVMPLLPRCKFTGRTLAEVRRRGWAQSVAEREPGVASVSAPIRDRTGRVIAAISISGPIERLGRRPGERHAMAVVRAGQRLSGL; from the coding sequence ATGAGCGGTGTAGGCGTTCTCGACAAGGCGGTTGTCATCCTCGCCGCATGTGTCGACGGCGCCAGCCTGGCCGAGTTGGTCGAACGCACGAAGCTTCCCCGGGCGACCGCACATCGCCTGGCCCAGGCTCTGGAGATTCATCGGATGCTGGTCCGGGACACTCAAGGAAGATGGCGCCCCGGACCTCGCCTGGGCGAGCTGGCGAACGCCGCGCCGGACGTTCTGCTGACCGCCGCCGAGCCCCTGCTTTCCGCATTGCGGGACGCGACCGGCGAGAGCGCGCAGCTTTACTTGCGCCGCGCGGACGAGCGGATCTGCGTCGCCGCCGCCGAGCGGGCGAGTGGCCTTCGCGACACCGTCCCGGTCGGCTCGGTGCTGCCGATGGTGGCCGGCTCCGCCGCCCAGATCCTGCTCGCCTGGGAGCCGCCGGAAGCGGTCATGCCGCTGCTGCCCCGCTGCAAGTTCACCGGCCGCACCCTGGCCGAGGTGCGCCGCCGCGGCTGGGCGCAGAGCGTCGCCGAGCGCGAGCCGGGTGTGGCGAGCGTCTCCGCCCCGATCCGCGACCGCACCGGACGGGTCATCGCCGCCATCTCGATAAGCGGTCCGATCGAACGCCTCGGCCGCCGCCCCGGCGAGCGCCACGCCATGGCCGTCGTCCGCGCCGGCCAGCGCCTCTCCGGCCTCTGA
- a CDS encoding 3-methyladenine DNA glycosylase, whose product MGIKQVRALTTTLPSVTWIPLARAHAERADQMTAGHRARRATGEKHAIEDFLYDYYGTRPAMLRRWHPGVGAGLAPAPDGLAEHAGWKFYATSQDGIVSLDEDAFLHARGESVRYIHGLLTATASRPVFSGCFGLHEWAMVYRDPEHRHPLPLRLGQSETDKVVEQHTIRCTHFDAFRFFTPEAVGLNRLQPTRATQVDLDQPGCLHAAMDVHKWAQKLGPAVPGALALDCFALAGEIRLLDMQASPYDLESYGHPPVKIETPEGKAEYVARQRELARRAAGLRSRLIRVCEALLGPEDAARNREAVAPFNHR is encoded by the coding sequence ATGGGGATCAAGCAGGTGAGGGCACTCACCACCACGCTGCCCTCGGTCACCTGGATACCCCTCGCCCGGGCGCACGCCGAGCGCGCCGACCAGATGACCGCGGGCCACCGTGCCCGCCGGGCGACGGGTGAGAAACACGCCATCGAGGACTTCCTCTACGACTACTACGGCACCCGCCCGGCGATGCTGCGCCGCTGGCACCCGGGCGTCGGCGCGGGCCTCGCCCCGGCGCCGGACGGCCTGGCCGAGCACGCCGGCTGGAAGTTCTACGCGACCAGCCAGGACGGCATCGTCTCGCTGGACGAGGACGCGTTCCTGCACGCCCGGGGCGAGAGCGTGCGGTACATCCACGGCCTGCTCACCGCCACCGCGTCCCGCCCGGTCTTCTCCGGCTGCTTCGGCCTGCACGAGTGGGCGATGGTCTACCGCGACCCGGAGCACCGGCACCCGCTGCCGCTGCGCCTCGGCCAGTCCGAGACCGACAAGGTGGTCGAGCAGCACACCATCCGCTGCACCCACTTCGACGCGTTCCGCTTCTTCACCCCGGAGGCCGTCGGGCTCAACCGCCTGCAGCCGACCCGGGCCACCCAGGTCGACCTGGACCAGCCCGGCTGCCTGCACGCCGCGATGGACGTGCACAAGTGGGCGCAGAAACTCGGTCCGGCCGTCCCCGGCGCGCTGGCCCTGGACTGCTTCGCCCTGGCCGGCGAGATCCGCCTGCTGGACATGCAGGCCAGCCCCTACGACTTGGAGTCCTACGGCCACCCCCCGGTGAAGATCGAAACCCCGGAGGGCAAGGCGGAGTACGTGGCCCGCCAGCGTGAGCTCGCCCGCCGCGCCGCGGGCCTGCGCAGCCGCCTGATCCGGGTGTGCGAGGCGCTGCTCGGTCCGGAGGACGCCGCGCGCAACCGTGAGGCCGTCGCCCCGTTCAATCACCGCTGA
- a CDS encoding ABC transporter ATP-binding protein translates to MAEAVLQSTGTDPLVGEPVIEVRDLRMRYGPKEVLDGIGFSARPGEVIALLGPNGAGKTTTIEILEGFRRRSAGHVRVLGSDPEHGDERWRARLGVVLQSWRDHGKWRVRELLEHIGGHYAPFGTARTPRPWPVDELLAAVGLTAAARTRVSRLSGGQRRRLDVAMGIVGRPELLFLDEPTVGFDPAARREFHDLIHELTDMADTTVLLTTHDLDEAEKLADRILILSAGRIIASGSADELSRQVAGETEIRWTRDGQRFVHATADATAYVHRLFLQHGTAIGDLEVRRSSLEDTYMKLVHETEGPR, encoded by the coding sequence ATGGCGGAGGCGGTATTGCAGAGCACCGGCACGGACCCGCTGGTCGGCGAGCCGGTCATCGAGGTTCGTGACCTGCGGATGCGCTACGGGCCCAAGGAGGTCCTGGACGGCATCGGCTTCTCCGCCCGCCCCGGCGAGGTGATCGCGCTGCTCGGGCCGAACGGGGCGGGCAAGACCACCACCATCGAGATCCTGGAGGGCTTCCGGCGCCGGTCAGCCGGTCACGTCCGGGTGCTCGGCAGCGACCCGGAGCACGGCGACGAGCGCTGGCGGGCCCGGCTCGGCGTGGTCCTGCAGTCCTGGCGGGACCACGGTAAGTGGCGGGTGCGCGAGCTGCTGGAGCACATCGGCGGGCACTACGCGCCGTTCGGCACCGCCCGCACGCCCCGGCCGTGGCCGGTCGACGAGCTGCTCGCCGCGGTCGGCCTGACCGCCGCCGCGCGGACCCGGGTCAGCCGGCTCTCCGGTGGCCAGCGGCGCCGGCTGGACGTGGCGATGGGCATCGTGGGCCGGCCCGAGTTGCTCTTCCTGGACGAGCCGACGGTCGGCTTCGACCCGGCCGCGCGGCGCGAGTTCCACGACCTGATCCACGAGCTGACCGACATGGCCGACACCACAGTGCTGCTCACCACGCACGACCTGGACGAGGCGGAGAAACTCGCCGACCGGATCCTGATCCTCTCGGCCGGGCGGATCATCGCGAGCGGCTCGGCCGACGAGCTGTCCCGGCAGGTGGCCGGCGAGACCGAGATCCGCTGGACCCGTGACGGGCAGCGGTTCGTGCACGCCACCGCGGACGCGACGGCCTATGTGCACCGGCTCTTCCTGCAGCACGGCACCGCCATCGGCGACCTGGAGGTGCGCCGCTCCAGCCTGGAGGACACGTACATGAAGCTGGTGCACGAGACGGAGGGCCCGCGATGA
- a CDS encoding ABC transporter permease: MTPITMGLRRGWTELRHTWTTPMDLWAYLFPAILLLGTVFFMRGSTVPGTSFSLGARTLPSVFGMGLVMGGLMTTAQQLIVDREDGTLLRAKAVPNGMTSYLSGKVVLVGGMTLIGFLLQLIPGLFLVDGLAVDGGGWLTLAWLVPVGFVATLPLGAAIGALFDDPRNMGLVMMPLFGLIAVSGIFYPIGGMPGWLQGLAQLFPLYWLGLGMRSVFLPDSLAAVEIGHSWRHLETFGVLVVWAAIGMVLAPVLLRRMARRESGSAVAARRERALTRIGR, encoded by the coding sequence ATGACCCCGATCACGATGGGCCTGCGGCGCGGCTGGACCGAGCTCCGGCACACCTGGACCACCCCGATGGACCTGTGGGCCTACCTGTTCCCGGCGATCCTGCTGCTCGGCACGGTCTTCTTCATGCGCGGCTCGACGGTGCCCGGCACCTCGTTCTCGCTCGGCGCCCGCACGCTGCCCAGCGTCTTCGGCATGGGCCTGGTGATGGGCGGCCTGATGACCACGGCACAGCAGCTGATCGTGGACCGGGAGGACGGCACCCTGCTGCGCGCCAAGGCCGTGCCGAACGGGATGACCAGCTACCTGTCCGGCAAGGTGGTGCTGGTCGGCGGGATGACGCTGATCGGCTTCCTGCTCCAGCTGATCCCCGGGCTGTTCCTGGTGGACGGCCTCGCGGTGGACGGCGGCGGCTGGCTCACCCTGGCCTGGCTGGTGCCGGTCGGGTTCGTGGCCACCCTGCCGCTGGGCGCGGCGATCGGCGCGCTCTTCGACGACCCGCGCAACATGGGCCTGGTGATGATGCCGCTCTTCGGGCTGATCGCGGTCTCCGGCATCTTCTACCCGATCGGCGGCATGCCCGGCTGGCTGCAGGGTCTGGCGCAGCTCTTCCCGCTGTACTGGCTAGGGTTGGGCATGCGCTCGGTCTTCCTGCCCGACTCCCTGGCGGCCGTGGAGATCGGGCATTCCTGGCGGCACCTGGAGACGTTCGGGGTGCTGGTCGTCTGGGCGGCGATCGGGATGGTGCTGGCTCCGGTGCTGCTGCGCCGGATGGCCCGGCGGGAGTCCGGCTCGGCGGTGGCCGCCCGGCGGGAGCGGGCCCTGACCCGGATCGGGCGCTGA
- a CDS encoding helix-turn-helix transcriptional regulator encodes MATEITYNRIAMLRAERGISRRQLADALGVHYQTVGYLERGEFSPSLHLALRICQYFEVPVEVVFALEPFPRLGATSQSA; translated from the coding sequence ATGGCAACCGAGATCACGTACAACCGGATCGCGATGCTCCGCGCCGAGCGGGGCATCTCGCGGCGGCAGCTGGCCGACGCCCTCGGCGTGCACTATCAGACAGTGGGCTACCTGGAGCGCGGCGAGTTCAGCCCGAGCCTGCACCTGGCCCTGCGCATCTGTCAGTACTTCGAGGTTCCGGTCGAGGTGGTGTTCGCCCTGGAGCCGTTCCCGCGACTCGGTGCCACCTCCCAATCGGCGTAG
- a CDS encoding fumarylacetoacetate hydrolase family protein yields the protein MRFARFVHAAGVSFGVVEGDGASGLTVAEISSLPFEKVVRTGQRWALPDVRLLAPIFSSKVIGVGRNYAEHAAELGNEVPKEPLIFIKPSTSVIGPGDAIRIPSVTTQVEEEAELAVVIGATGARRVDRAGAAKAIFGYTCANDVTARDLQRKDPQWTRAKGFDSFCPLGPWIETELDVSDLEVRCEVGRNPESMEVRQIGRTKDMVFDIPGLVSYVSHVMTLLPGDVILTGTPAGVSQIVPGDTVSVSVQGIGELRNTVVAQD from the coding sequence GTGCGCTTCGCCCGTTTTGTTCATGCCGCTGGAGTGTCGTTCGGCGTCGTCGAGGGTGACGGCGCCTCCGGCCTCACGGTGGCCGAGATCAGCAGCCTGCCCTTCGAGAAGGTCGTCCGCACCGGCCAGCGGTGGGCCCTCCCGGACGTCCGGCTGCTCGCGCCGATCTTCTCCAGCAAGGTGATCGGTGTCGGCCGCAACTACGCCGAGCACGCCGCCGAGCTGGGTAACGAGGTGCCCAAGGAACCGCTGATCTTCATCAAGCCGTCCACCTCGGTGATCGGCCCCGGCGACGCGATCCGGATCCCCTCGGTCACCACTCAGGTCGAGGAGGAGGCCGAGCTCGCCGTGGTGATCGGCGCGACCGGCGCCCGCCGGGTCGACCGGGCCGGCGCCGCGAAAGCGATCTTCGGCTACACCTGCGCCAACGACGTCACCGCCCGCGACCTGCAGCGCAAGGACCCGCAGTGGACCAGGGCCAAGGGCTTCGACTCGTTCTGCCCGCTCGGCCCGTGGATCGAGACCGAGCTCGACGTCAGCGACCTGGAGGTGCGCTGCGAGGTGGGGCGCAACCCGGAGAGCATGGAGGTCCGGCAGATCGGCCGGACCAAGGACATGGTGTTCGACATCCCGGGCCTGGTCTCGTATGTGTCGCACGTCATGACGCTGCTGCCGGGCGACGTGATCCTCACCGGAACGCCGGCCGGGGTGAGCCAGATCGTGCCCGGCGACACGGTGTCGGTGAGCGTGCAGGGCATCGGCGAGCTGCGCAACACCGTGGTCGCGCAGGACTGA
- the arfB gene encoding alternative ribosome rescue aminoacyl-tRNA hydrolase ArfB: MNDRLTIPAAELAWRFSRSGGPGGQGVNTTDSRVELSWDLLGSDLLPTTLKERAAERLGTRLVSGVLTVTASEHRSQLRNREAAAARLGNLVASAVAAPPRARRATRPTKGSVERRITAKKQRAQTKRNRRSFPTD; this comes from the coding sequence GTGAACGATCGCCTGACCATTCCGGCGGCGGAGCTCGCCTGGCGCTTCTCCCGTTCCGGCGGCCCCGGTGGTCAGGGCGTCAACACGACCGATTCCCGGGTCGAGCTGTCCTGGGACCTGCTCGGCTCCGACCTGCTGCCCACCACGCTGAAGGAGCGCGCCGCCGAGCGCCTCGGCACCCGCCTGGTGTCCGGGGTGCTCACCGTCACCGCCTCCGAACACCGCTCCCAGCTGCGCAATCGCGAGGCCGCCGCGGCCCGCCTGGGCAACCTGGTCGCCTCGGCCGTCGCCGCCCCACCCCGGGCCCGCCGGGCCACCCGCCCGACGAAGGGCTCCGTCGAACGCCGCATCACCGCCAAGAAGCAGCGCGCCCAGACCAAGCGCAACCGCCGCTCCTTCCCCACCGACTGA